Below is a genomic region from Rosa chinensis cultivar Old Blush chromosome 5, RchiOBHm-V2, whole genome shotgun sequence.
caactatgactcattcgacactttggtcactaaagtttcaaatatatcactttgatcacttaacgattacactgtcaatcacttcagtcacccaaagagtattttttataattttttttaatgaaaaaaaattaacaaagtgacttaagtgattgacaatgtaatagttgagtgaccaaagtgtcgaatgagtcatagttgagtgaccatttgtgaaattttcccttgtAAAAATGGTAGAATGTGGCCAAGAGGAGGAAGACCAGTGTTGAAAAAGAACAACCCGCTGCGGTTCTTTTTTGATAAAGTAAAGCTATCTCCGAACGATGTCGTTAGGAGAAGCTGtattgaaccaaaaaaaaaaaaaaaaaaaaaaataataataataataaatatctCCCTACTCCTAATCTcctattgtttttgtttttatttcctCTCCTCCTGCGCACTAATCAATTTGTTTGATGGTGATTAATCGATCAATCGAAGTCATCAATTGCACTCGACATCTTCAGTATGAAATTCATTGATTCATACAGtattttttcagaaaattcttTGAATTCTAATCAATTGTTAAATTTTATTTgtaaatttattgatttttttaattgtgatcattaaatttttattgatgtttttttttttttgatcaaaatttTTTATTGATGTTTAACTATAAGAGTAATaacaataatatttttttttttgcattgaaTGACTATTCAATTTTAGTCTTAACTACCATGAAAAAAGTTTCTGAATCCACCACTAATCAGAAATCTAGTCTTGGATGACCAAAATGTTCAACTAATCGCATCACATGCAAGGCTgaaactagggctgtcaattccgacacgacccgataacacgactcgaaacccgcacgaaataaagcgggttgaacccgcacgattaaaaagcgggtcgacggtgggtcaacccgccatgacccatttaataaatgggtcggccacgggtcaacccgccaacaggaagtgaacccgtataacccaattatgctatgtttcttcttgaaattttggacgttcaaAGTATtttatcataggattagacaatttgaaatatttcgctttttaattattggatttaattatttatgaattatatataattatttatatcattcgtcttgtggagtttttagtgaatttaatcaatttatgcatttttttagttaaatgggtcccaTTGTTAacgcttaaatgagtcattttgtctaacaagacacgacttatttattaaatcggttaagcgggttggaaacgggtaacccgtttaataaatgggttgggtttgggtttaaatttttgacacgattattaaatgggttgggtttgggtttatattttgcgacacgacaaatactttaacccgacacgaacccaacccgacacgacccattgacagccctagctgAAACCCTCTGGACATTAGTTCATTATTAATAGTTTTTCGAGAAAAATGACACTTGATCAGCAAAAGCTAGCACAAGGCATAACCCCAGTGATTGCGCCCTTCGATCATCTCATTAGGCCTTTAGGAAGTGGTAACCAAAAAGATTGAATTGCATGTATGAAGATTTCATTATACTAAAGTAGGTGTTTCGATTTATATATTGAGAGAGTATTTAATGCACCGATATGTATTTTCACCAACAATAATAAATAGCTAGATaacattaaatatattttatattattaaaaaaaattgcctATAAATATCAACGGTTGAGATCTGTTGAATCTATTATAAATTCTTATAGTCACTGACGGTGTAAGTGATctaacacttataagatgatctcaacccttgatatttataatcaacatattttttttttaataatcaaaaagtgtatttaatgtaatccAACAATCCATTTATGTTGGTGCTAGGAAGATgcgaaagaaaagatgattgcCGACGGCATTTCAATTTTGTTAACAGAGGACTACCCAAATTTGGCATTTAATTATAATGTGAATTTTGATGACATGGTTGTTTATTAACCGTTAGATATGTCATCAACGGCTGAAATAAAAAGCTGAGGATACCCAATGACCATAACTAGTCAAGGAGAGGATCCGGATCCCTAGCCTATAGCATATAACATGTCATTTGAGGTCGAATTTCACGTATAATTGATATTGGTCGGATGTAACTATATTTTAATCATCAAAATTAGCAAGAGATGTTTTTCACAAGCTAGAATTGGTTCTATTACCAAGAAAAGCCTTACAGCATCCGCACTTATAGCCTAACATGACACTAGACCAACCCTATTGGGTTATAGTCTGATAGTAATATGGTAACTATAGAACATGTAAAGGacataagaatgagaacaggtTACATTGACTATTCCAATTCCAAGCGAACACTAGTAGCCACTTATGTGGACTTTGCCGCATATACATCCCTCCCAATACGTCATATACTCATAATGCACATGCGTTGCAACTTACAAGTGCATTGCCATTGTTTGAAGTGGAAGTTGATAGTTTTTCATTCAAAACCCACAAACTTACAACTGACTATGCTGCAAGTAATCCAAGGTAATTtgagataaaaatataaatttcgAACATACATGTTAACCATGGTGGAATGAATCATATGTGATGATGTGACATGTAAAAACATATTATAAGATATAACTTTAAACATCATCTAACATTGTGAAGAGAAATACCACTAAATTACGTAAAGATTATAAAATATCATTTGAGTTCACAATGAGGGGACTTCCACGTATAACTAACATTGATGAGATGTAATTGCATATTACTTATCAGAATTAGCAAGATAAGGATGCTAATTAACTCGTTTATTTAAGTAGGAAGTAGCACTATGCCTATATATAGATTCCCCTTTATATTGAACCGTACGTTCGTTTCATGTTCTTATTCAAAGTTCAATGCCGTGCGTTAAGCATGATCCAACTCCCACACTATAATCGGTTCAATGTGACTAGCGACCTCCTCATCGTTAACAAGTTATGACCATAACACAACCCAAGTTACAACCAATTAATCCACCTCAATTTGACAATTAATCACTATCAATGAGCATGGACTATATATTTGAACCCCTTCCAACTTTCCAATGTCACACTACCCAGTTTTGTTATCTCtcaacccctaaaccctaaaacaaagCCATGGCTCAATCAAGGAGTGCTTTATCTATTTCTATTCTGTTCCTTCTGCTCTTGTTCATCCACTTTCCTGGTATAATTGCTCAATCTTTCACTAGCAATTTTATGTTGCACATTCGTTAAGTACCTAGATTGGGATGTGCATTCTACTGaaacttttttttgttggtgtGAAATAATTTATTAAACAGATTTGGATACTGTGCAAATGAAAGTTGTACCTGTAATttacaatctttttttttttttaaatttgtttacaCCTTTTAAATTGTGTAGGAGGGCCTATAAAGGTTGTTAGTGAGGATGAGAATAAGACCTGGTGTGTTGCTAAGCCTTCAGCAACTGATTCAGAGCTCTCTGCAAACATTCAGTTTGCCTGCAACCAATTGAAGGATTGCAAGGTGATACAAGAAGGAGGCTCATGCTATAACCCCAACTCACTCATTAACCATGCCTCAGTGGTGATGAATCTTTACTATAAAGCGGTAGGCCAAAACAGCTGGAATTGTGACTTCAGAGGATCTGCTCTCATCACTCAGACTGATCCAAGTAATGAATAGACTATATCAGTGTTAACTTTGATTTACATTATATGAATTTTGCTCTTATGATGATGAATTTACTGTTTGGTCTTGCAGGTTATGGTAACTGCAAGTATGCATAGCAGGCATACAAAGTTTCTCGATTTTAATTGCCTCGAATAATATGAGAAGAAATCCCCTTATTCTCTTGAATTGGTTCTTTTCTAGGATTTTTACATGTAGTCTTCAATGTAGTAGTGTGAACTTTTCATTTGGGTGTACTGGTGTTGGTATTTTTCAGCAGAGTGATTCCATAGCTAGCCATGAAGTTCTCTTTTATAATGTCTTGTATGGAAACACTACTTCATCAACAAGTTTTAAATCTGAAGTACCATCTTCTTGACTATCATTTTTGTTGTGAGGAAAAATTGTTGATCATCTTAGCGCGCAATTCAATATTAAAAAATCCAAGGCACTAGCAGTACACAAGCTTGAATAGCTTCCCATGAGTAGAAAACTAATTGGTCTAACTACACTTATCATTAATTAGTTTGAGGCTTGAAAGTCCTAGGGTCCAGTTAACAATGTTTTAGAGCAACAAGAATACTCGATTATCGGTGGACCACGACAATGGAATTTTAGTTAGAAATAGTACTGCTAGAAGACCTTATTGCTCGGGATGAGCTGCAATCTTTTGGTTGAGGCTAAAGAAAGTAAAACTTAGTACCACTCCAGTTATGCTCGTGGAAATGACGAAAGATACTGCTCCTATTCTGTATTTGCAGTGAATACCAGAAAACCTAGAAATTAAACCATTCTGGTACAAAaatgttttcaatttcataGTTCGGAAAAAATAAACTCAATTGAAATGAAATGAAGTGGACAAAAAGAAGAGTAGTAAGAAACACTACACATCAAGATGTTCTTATGAGCTGTAACTGTAACACCAAAATCTGCTAATTAAATGACAAGCACCGCACCTCACAGGCTCACACTAGTATTAATAGAGCTGGTTGTGGTTTTGATTTCGGTCAATCTTCTGATCATCTGATGTCACATTCGTCTCCAAGTCATAAAATCCTCTGGCCATTATGCATGCACTAATTTTAATTGGTGCATGTACTCCATGTCTCAAAAAATACAGAACAATGACAATTGTCCTTATTACAACAAATTGCATAGCAAATGGTTTTTCACACAAAAGGGGTTGAATCTCTACTTCAAATCTAATACCCCTTTGAAAAGCAACCTTTCCGTTGGCTTGTTTAATCTGTAGTTAAAAAATTTAAGCCTTGAAGACTTGAAGTGTTCATGGCTAAAGCGGAAAGCTCTCTTTCTCCATCCTCATCCTTTTCCTTCTGCTGGTTTTGTTTTTCCTCAAAGGtatcattttcttctttctaagttgtaccaatttttcttaattcaaaatttttttttacagatgACTAATATGACCGACATACAAAGAGTCATCCTACTTTTGAGCCTATGATTTTCCGTTAATTGtctaaaagaaagagaaaatttgagTGCCTCCCCGTCTGTTTATACTGACTCTCTAAATTTGCTCAGATTCTTTTCATAAATGAGAGCTTTTCTTTGTCAGAAGCTTTAGCTTGAATCCTGCTTTTGGTATCTATTGATAAAGAACCTATAGAAAAAAGTATTGCTGAAGACAAACCTTCCAATGTATACGTTATCTGGTCATAATGTCAAAATCTCTATTACAATTGTTCGGGTCATAATCTTCTCCACACTACTGCTATATATAATGTCTTCCTCTTGCAGCATTCCACCTTAGAATTTGGTAACTTGATTATACAACAGCAATGGCTAAGTTAGCTCTATCAAGCTGTATTCTTCCTGTCCTGCTTTTGTTCTTCATCTCAGTTACACTAGAGGCTCTTTGATTTTAAGCTGCAAAGACAGTCAATTTCCTTGCTCCAGAAAATAGTGGGTGATTCTGTGAGGATTGAAAGCTCAGTTTCCCCCACATCAGTGATCGATCCTGCCAATACCAAGTGGGAACCAGCTACTGTCTTACAAACCAGAATGGTCAAAAGGGCTGCTACTCAATGGTTGATCCATTGGTTGGAAGCCATGCCTGAGGAAGCTACATGGGAGTATGCTGATGAGATCATGCTCAGGTACCCTAATTTTGACTCGGACAACTGAAACTTGAGGTCAAGTTTCTTCTGAAGGAGGGAGTAATGTTATGATTTAATTCTTTAGAAATGGTTTCCCAGCTGTACAAGGACTGCTACAATTGACTTTCCAAAACACACCgttttattttaattgactATCGAGAGTAAAGTTGCCAGAGTACGCCTAACCTCTGGATTTGAAATCACTGCTTATATACCTGATATTGGCCATAATTTACAAGAGCATTCTGTAGTCCTAGTAAGAGGACCGTTTTGTGTTGAGCTACTGTTTGTCTATATGGATCGTGCACATGTTCTGCACGTGGCTTTTCCAGATAGGCTTTTGTTTGTTTAGGGTTTACGTTTGTTCACTCGCTCTCTGACAAGTGTCAAGAAATATCGATTATTTCTTAACAAAGGAAATTCTCAGACGGCAACTTATATATCAATCGACGTGTATCAGTGGTATCACACCTTGCAGGACAGAAATGTCCGCCCGGAGTGTACAGGACCGGGGAGAGAATCTGTCCCTGATATTTATAAAAACCCTAGATGATGAAGCCTCAAGCGCCGTCGTTCGAAAGTCCTCAACCCCAAGACTTGCTGGGAACACACAAGATTCACAGCTCAGGTGCTT
It encodes:
- the LOC112203069 gene encoding glucan endo-1,3-beta-D-glucosidase; translated protein: MAQSRSALSISILFLLLLFIHFPGGPIKVVSEDENKTWCVAKPSATDSELSANIQFACNQLKDCKVIQEGGSCYNPNSLINHASVVMNLYYKAVGQNSWNCDFRGSALITQTDPSYGNCKYA